A part of Paenibacillus thermoaerophilus genomic DNA contains:
- a CDS encoding helix-turn-helix domain-containing protein, giving the protein MNSITSVGEKIKSIRRQNKMTQIEFAQSLEISQATLSEIESGKTKPSFDVLVLLADKYMVDMNWLIINRKVELHFGLQEDELKLLQNYRNLQDIAQEELLDYSMLKLQRYQRNK; this is encoded by the coding sequence TTGAACAGTATTACTTCAGTTGGAGAAAAAATAAAGTCAATAAGAAGACAAAATAAGATGACCCAAATCGAATTTGCTCAAAGCTTAGAAATATCCCAAGCTACGCTTAGTGAGATTGAATCTGGGAAAACCAAGCCTTCATTTGATGTACTTGTCCTCTTAGCTGACAAGTACATGGTCGATATGAATTGGCTCATAATAAATCGAAAGGTAGAACTGCATTTCGGGTTGCAAGAAGATGAGCTTAAATTATTACAAAACTATAGGAATCTACAAGATATTGCTCAGGAAGAGTTACTGGATTATTCAATGTTAAAATTGCAGCGATACCAAAGAAATAAATGA